In Erythrobacter sp. SG61-1L, the genomic window GAGGATGAGATTCTTCGGATCGGGCGCAAACGCCTTCAGATGATGAAGAACACGGCCGCCCGTCGCCATGCCGCTTGCCGAGATCACGACCTTGGGCCACTCACTGGCCGAAATCGCCTTCGATTCCTCGACCTCGCGCGTATAGGTGGCGATGGTGCAGACTTCATCGCACTCGCCGGATGTCAGCCGATGATCGTCATGATGGGCATGAAGCAGCCCGGTCGCTGCAATCGCCATCGGACTGTCCAGATAGATCGGGACATGCACAAGACGCCCCGCGCGCTTCAGCTTCCAGAGGTGGTAGAGCAAGGATTGCGCGCGGCCGACCGCGAAGGCCGGGATCACCACTGTTCCGCCGCGCTGCACCGTGCGTTCGATCACGGTGCCCAGCGCGTCGGTGGCGTCCGCCGGATCGTGTGTGCGGTTTCCATAGGTGGATTCGATCAGCACATAATCGGCTTCGGCGATGTATGCCGGATCGAGCATGACCGGATCGCCATAGCGTCCAAGGTCGCCCGAACAGGCGATGCGGCGACCGGCCCATTCGATTTGGGCGACGGCCGCCCCCAGGATGTGACCTGCGCGGCGAAAGGTCAGCCGGGCACCGCCCGGCAGTTCGGCCGCGTCGTCAAACGGCACGATCGAAAAGGCTTCGATCGCGCGTTCCGCGTCGCGCACACCATAAAGCGGCAGCGCGGGCTTGTGTTTCGAGAAGCCCTGGCGATTGGCGAAATCGGCGTCTCTTTCGTTCAGGAACCCGCTGTCCTTGAGAATGAGCCGCGCTACATCGCATGTCGCGGCCGTTGCGTAGATACGGCCGCGAAACCCGTCCCGCACCAGCTTGGGCAGATAGCCCGAATGATCGAGGTGGGCGTGCGTCAGCACAACGGCATCGATGCTCGACGCCTTGACCGGCAAGTCCTGCCAGTTCAGCTCGCGCAGATTCTTGAGGCCCTGAAACAGCCCGCAGTCGATCAGGATGCGCGTGTCGCCATGGGTGAGAAGATGTTTCGAGCCTGTGACGGTGCCGGCACCGCCGAGGGACGTAAGCGTCAACATGATAACCACTCTGCCTTGAGGATGTAGGAAGGGCGCGCGCCTGTCTCTTGCGCCGTGTTCAGCGAGGCGGGCATCGTCTCAATGTCCCCCGGTCGTCCACGAAGGGGGATCGCTCGCCGGGAACGAATCCATGCCCGCAAGATCCACTTCATCGACAGGTTCAGGCGGCCGCCTGTGACGGATCAGCTCGCCTTCAGCGGATATGTGGGCTGCGAGACCGCGAGCCAGCAGCGGCGCGAGCGCGATTGCGTTGCTGGCATGGGGAACGCTGTCGGTCGAAACGATCCGGCTGCAAAGTGGCGACAGACGCTCGAAGGAATCCTCCGCGAACACGCCATGCACCACCACGACGACAGGCGGGGCAAAACCCTGCAATGCTATCTTGCGCGCCGCCTCGATCAGCGTGCGTCCGGAGGAAGCGATGTCGTCGACCAGCACGGGTTGCCGCCCGCGCCAGCCAGTAAGGTCCGGCAGTTCGACATCCACATTGCGGTCGCCATGACGGATTTTCCGCAGCACTGCATAGGGCGCGCCCACGCGGTCCGCGATCGCCGATACCCATTGTTCGCTTTCTTCGTCCGGACCGATCAGAAACGGTGCCGTGACTTCGGCGGCGATCCAGTCGGCCAACGCGGGAGCCGCCTGCAAGGCATCCGCCGGAATAGCATATAAGGGCGAGAGCGCCGGATAGCGGTGCAGGTGCGGATCGACAGTGACGAGACGATCGAAACTGGACGATACAAGCCGCGCGAAGCTCTGCGATGTTACCGCCTCGCCCGGCAGGAAGCGGCGATCCTGGCGCATATAGGCGAGATAGGGCGCCACCAGCGTCACCTCGCGCGCGCCAAGCGCGCGCGCTGCATCGGCCGCAAAGACGAGGCGCAGGAAGCCTTCATCGGGCCGCGCAAGCGTGCAGACGAGATCGACGGCCTTTCCGGCAACATCATCGAGCAGCCGGACATAAGCCTCGCCATCGGGAAAGCGACGGGTTTCCAGTGTGCCGAGCGGCCAGCCCCCTGCCCTCGCCAGATGCTCCGCCAGGGCTTCATTGCCCGGAAGCGGGAAAATCACGCGGGACAGCGATCGATCCGTGTCAGGCGTTTCAGTCATTGGTCTTGTCCCGATAGGCGAGCAGGCGCAGCGCGTTGAATACCACCAAGAGCGTCGAGCCTTCATGGACCGCGACCGCCGGACCAATGCCAAGTCCGAGAATGGTCGCGGGCACGAGGAAAGCGACAATACCGAGGCTCACGAACACATTCTGGCGGATCACCGATCGCGTGGTGCGGCTAAGACCGACCGCGAACGGCAGATGCGACAGATCGTCCGCCATCAGCGCGACATCAGCCGTTTCCAGCGCCACGTCGGACCCTGCCGCCCCCATCGCCACGCCGACCGTCGCGGTCGCCATCGCGGGCGCGTCATTGACGCCATCCCCGACCATCGCGACCTTGGTTTCGGCGCGCAGCTTCTTGATCGCCTCCACCTTGTCCTCCGGCATGAGATCGCCCCATGCCTCGTCGATCCCGACTTCACGCGCGATCGCTTCGGCCGCCCGTTGATGGTCGCCGGAGATCATAATCATCCGCTTGATGCCGATTTCGTGCAGCCGTTTGAGCGCGACGATCGCCGTCTCGCGCGGCGTATCGAGCAGGCCGATTGCGCCAAGATCGCGGCCATCGCGCTGCACGACCATGCTGGTCTGCCCGCCCTCGCGCAATTGCTCGACGGCCTGTGCCATCGCCGGGGACAGCGGTGGTATGCCATCGGCGCCGAACATGCCCGGCTTGCCGATCAGGACTTCATCCTCCCCAACCACGGCCGAGACGCCGCGCCCCGTGAGGCTTTTCAGGCTCTCCGCCTTCGGAACCGGAAAGTCCCCGACATGATCGCGACCGTCGCGCGCGATCGCCTGCGCCAGCGGATGATCGCTCAGGCTTTCGACCGCCACCGCGATCGCCATCAGCTCCTGCTTGTCCACGCCCGGCGCGGTGATGATTTGCTGGATGCGCGGCTCGCCCTTGGTGAGCGTGCCGGTCTTGTCGAAAGCGATCGCATCGAGCGAGCCGAGCAGTTCGAGCGGGGCGCCGCCCTTGACGAGGACACCGCCACGCGCCGCGCGAGCGACGCCGGAGAGGACCGCGCTGGGGGTGGCGATGGCCAGCGCGCAAGGGCTGGCCGCCACCAGCACAGCCATCGAACGATAGAAGCTGTCGCGGAACGGCTCGTCGACCACGACCCAGGCAAACAGAAGCACCACCGCCAGAACGAGGACGAGCGGCACGAACGCCCGCTCGAAGCGATCGGTGAACCGCTGAGTCGGCGACTTCTGCGTCTCCGCCTCGCTCACCATCTTGACCACCTTGGCGAGCGTGCTTTCGCTCGACAGGCGCGTCACCTCGATTTCGATAAGACCGCTGCCGTTGATCGTCCCGGCGAACACGCGGCTTGCAGCATCGACCCGCTCAGGATTGGCGCGCGCCGCCGCATCGTCCATGACGGGCTGCTTGTCGACCGGAATGCTCTCGCCCGTTACGGGGGCCTGGTTGATGGCGCTGGTGCCCTTGACCACGAAGCCATCGGCCGCAACCCGCGCATCGGGCTTGACGATCACGGTATCGCCGACCTTCAGTTCATCGACGGAGATTTCTTCAGTCGTGCCGTCGGCTCGCCGGACCGTGGCGGTGCGCGGTGCCAGTTCGGCCAGCGCCTCGATCGCCCGCTTGGCGCGGCCCATCGCATAATGTTCGAGCGCATGGCCGAGGCTGAACAGGAACAGCAGCAGCGCGCCTTCGGCAAATTCGCCGAGCGCGGCGGCGCCGGCGGCCGCCACCAGCATCAGCGTGTCAATCTCGAATTTCCTGAGACGAAGATTGTCGATCGCCTCGCGCAGCGTGAAGAAACCGCCGAAGCCGTAAGCCCCGATATAGAGGGCCGTCGGCAACCACGCGGGCGCTCCGGCAACCAGCTTTTCGATGGCGAAGCCGATCGCCAGCAGCGCGCCGCAGGTCAGCGCGAAGATCAGTTCGGTGTTCGGGCCAAGGAAAGCGCCATGATCGTGATCGTGACCATCGCCTTCCTTGTGCGCGGCCTTTTCGTCATGCCCGCCGGGGCCGTGATCGTGACCGGCATGGGCATCCCTTGGCGTAGCTTCGGGAACAGGCGACACCAGCGACCGCCTGGTCTGCTTGACGCCCAACCGCGACAGTGCGCCAAGAATGTCCTTTTCGGACACCTGTTCCCGATCGAACTCCACGCGCACCATGCCAGCGGCATTGGCGTCGGCTTCCAGCACACCCGGCAAGGCGCGCAACTGCTCGCTCACCGTGCGGGCCTTGCGTTGATGGCCGATCCCCTTCACCGGCCACAGCGCATGGCCGTAGCGTTCGGCAAGGGCGGCCCCTGCCCCGCGCGCGATGTCGCGGATACGCGAAAGCGAGAGGATGCCCGGATCGTAGTGGATGCACAGCAG contains:
- a CDS encoding MBL fold metallo-hydrolase, which translates into the protein MLTLTSLGGAGTVTGSKHLLTHGDTRILIDCGLFQGLKNLRELNWQDLPVKASSIDAVVLTHAHLDHSGYLPKLVRDGFRGRIYATAATCDVARLILKDSGFLNERDADFANRQGFSKHKPALPLYGVRDAERAIEAFSIVPFDDAAELPGGARLTFRRAGHILGAAVAQIEWAGRRIACSGDLGRYGDPVMLDPAYIAEADYVLIESTYGNRTHDPADATDALGTVIERTVQRGGTVVIPAFAVGRAQSLLYHLWKLKRAGRLVHVPIYLDSPMAIAATGLLHAHHDDHRLTSGECDEVCTIATYTREVEESKAISASEWPKVVISASGMATGGRVLHHLKAFAPDPKNLILLSGFQAAGTRGRAMSQGAREVKIHGQWISVRAEVDELSMLSAHADADELMRWLGGFRKAPARVFIVHGEADASEALRGRIDRELGWDAVVPRQDQVFEL
- a CDS encoding ribose-phosphate diphosphokinase → MTETPDTDRSLSRVIFPLPGNEALAEHLARAGGWPLGTLETRRFPDGEAYVRLLDDVAGKAVDLVCTLARPDEGFLRLVFAADAARALGAREVTLVAPYLAYMRQDRRFLPGEAVTSQSFARLVSSSFDRLVTVDPHLHRYPALSPLYAIPADALQAAPALADWIAAEVTAPFLIGPDEESEQWVSAIADRVGAPYAVLRKIRHGDRNVDVELPDLTGWRGRQPVLVDDIASSGRTLIEAARKIALQGFAPPVVVVVHGVFAEDSFERLSPLCSRIVSTDSVPHASNAIALAPLLARGLAAHISAEGELIRHRRPPEPVDEVDLAGMDSFPASDPPSWTTGGH
- a CDS encoding heavy metal translocating P-type ATPase, translated to MTEQIQLDIPLVLPDIPDANDACVARLTSNLAARPGIEKAHIVPAEGDKPALLCIHYDPGILSLSRIRDIARGAGAALAERYGHALWPVKGIGHQRKARTVSEQLRALPGVLEADANAAGMVRVEFDREQVSEKDILGALSRLGVKQTRRSLVSPVPEATPRDAHAGHDHGPGGHDEKAAHKEGDGHDHDHGAFLGPNTELIFALTCGALLAIGFAIEKLVAGAPAWLPTALYIGAYGFGGFFTLREAIDNLRLRKFEIDTLMLVAAAGAAALGEFAEGALLLFLFSLGHALEHYAMGRAKRAIEALAELAPRTATVRRADGTTEEISVDELKVGDTVIVKPDARVAADGFVVKGTSAINQAPVTGESIPVDKQPVMDDAAARANPERVDAASRVFAGTINGSGLIEIEVTRLSSESTLAKVVKMVSEAETQKSPTQRFTDRFERAFVPLVLVLAVVLLFAWVVVDEPFRDSFYRSMAVLVAASPCALAIATPSAVLSGVARAARGGVLVKGGAPLELLGSLDAIAFDKTGTLTKGEPRIQQIITAPGVDKQELMAIAVAVESLSDHPLAQAIARDGRDHVGDFPVPKAESLKSLTGRGVSAVVGEDEVLIGKPGMFGADGIPPLSPAMAQAVEQLREGGQTSMVVQRDGRDLGAIGLLDTPRETAIVALKRLHEIGIKRMIMISGDHQRAAEAIAREVGIDEAWGDLMPEDKVEAIKKLRAETKVAMVGDGVNDAPAMATATVGVAMGAAGSDVALETADVALMADDLSHLPFAVGLSRTTRSVIRQNVFVSLGIVAFLVPATILGLGIGPAVAVHEGSTLLVVFNALRLLAYRDKTND